A part of Paenarthrobacter sp. A20 genomic DNA contains:
- a CDS encoding type II toxin-antitoxin system HipA family toxin, with translation MSPRKTLDVYLRGDRIGELRGSGLKLSFQYDPQVLATYGAGSILLSLSLPLARKRLDGVEVYNFFDGLLPEGQVRSNLAKEHGVTVPDAFGLLRVLGADCAGAVQVLPPGEPPAREGAAAPMTEEEVIGVVESLPTWDLPDDFLVTASLGGVQSKVLLSRHGDGWAWPGRGSVSTHIIKPEPLDSTIPDLLPAEDWALRIAAAAGLSAAKAHLETFGSRRAIVVERFDRTGEGDRLHQEDFTQALALASEAKYEGTTAPPSRLTRLVNAAAPHTRDEAAFRRDLLRAVTYNLLIGNGDAHSKNYSLTLHDNGEVLLAPLYDVAPTLLLYQPSGLAGQSVSGQIRLSYITLEHLVAEGTAWGMDADDARQTAASTLERVAIAAAETPPPESLGFLSELIAVRAQDLLNGGTARRVLAPKNE, from the coding sequence GTGAGCCCCCGCAAGACCCTTGACGTGTACCTGCGCGGGGACCGCATCGGTGAGCTGCGCGGCAGTGGCCTCAAGCTGTCCTTCCAATATGACCCGCAGGTGCTGGCAACCTACGGTGCCGGTTCCATCCTGCTGTCCCTGTCCCTGCCGCTGGCCAGGAAACGCCTGGACGGGGTGGAGGTCTACAACTTCTTTGACGGGCTCCTGCCAGAAGGCCAGGTCCGTTCCAATCTGGCCAAGGAACACGGTGTCACTGTCCCGGATGCCTTTGGGCTGCTCCGTGTCTTGGGCGCCGACTGCGCCGGCGCCGTTCAGGTTCTGCCGCCCGGGGAACCTCCCGCGCGGGAGGGCGCTGCTGCGCCCATGACCGAAGAAGAGGTCATCGGGGTGGTTGAATCCCTCCCGACATGGGACCTGCCGGATGACTTCCTGGTCACTGCGTCACTGGGCGGCGTCCAGTCCAAGGTACTGCTGTCCCGACACGGCGACGGCTGGGCCTGGCCCGGCCGTGGTTCGGTGTCGACCCACATCATCAAGCCCGAACCACTTGACTCCACCATCCCGGATCTGCTCCCCGCTGAGGACTGGGCCCTGCGGATAGCAGCCGCGGCAGGGCTTTCTGCGGCCAAAGCCCATCTGGAAACCTTCGGGTCGCGTCGGGCGATCGTCGTGGAGCGCTTCGACCGCACAGGCGAGGGCGATCGGCTGCACCAGGAAGACTTCACCCAGGCCCTGGCCCTGGCCAGTGAAGCGAAGTACGAGGGCACCACCGCACCGCCCTCGCGCCTGACCCGGCTGGTCAACGCCGCGGCGCCGCACACCCGCGACGAGGCCGCGTTTCGCCGTGACCTGTTGCGCGCCGTGACCTACAACCTCCTGATCGGCAACGGCGATGCACACTCCAAGAACTACTCCCTTACCCTCCACGACAATGGAGAAGTGCTGCTGGCACCCCTCTATGACGTGGCGCCAACCCTGCTGCTGTACCAACCGAGCGGCCTGGCCGGGCAATCTGTCAGCGGCCAGATCCGGCTGAGCTACATCACCTTGGAACATCTGGTCGCCGAAGGGACCGCCTGGGGCATGGACGCCGACGATGCGCGGCAGACCGCGGCTTCAACGCTGGAGAGGGTGGCGATAGCAGCGGCGGAAACACCCCCACCTGAGTCTCTCGGCTTCCTGTCCGAGCTCATCGCGGTCCGGGCCCAGGACTTACTGAACGGCGGCACAGCCAGGCGGGTCCTGGCTCCGAAAAACGAGTAG
- a CDS encoding helix-turn-helix transcriptional regulator, protein MEHSDELTPFYRAVDATSLGRSIADARKEAAITQQELAVKLGVTRGTIVRLEAGGAVSVVVAMQAIRAVGRDVALVPRFSKLQVRP, encoded by the coding sequence ATGGAACATTCCGATGAGCTGACGCCGTTCTACCGGGCTGTGGATGCCACCTCCCTTGGGCGGTCCATCGCCGATGCCCGCAAAGAAGCCGCTATCACGCAGCAGGAACTCGCCGTGAAACTGGGTGTCACCCGCGGAACCATCGTACGTCTCGAAGCCGGCGGAGCAGTCTCGGTGGTCGTAGCCATGCAGGCCATCAGGGCGGTGGGCCGCGACGTGGCTTTGGTACCGCGCTTTTCCAAGCTGCAGGTGCGGCCGTGA
- a CDS encoding HAD family hydrolase, whose product MTGDALNRDEFTRDTSHAPNRLRLAVVDMVGTTITDDGRTERAMSQALVEHGIEPGSSRFESMLGYARDTMGFSKLTVFHHLFEEAVVAESANKVFEKAYDHMIDDGGVRAIPGAEDAILWMRESGMQVCLATGFGRHTQNMVLESLGWMGLADLSLCPADAGRGRPYPDMILTAVLALDLDDVREVAVVGDTSSDMLSGVRAGASLVAGVLTGSHSEATLRAAGATVVVDSIKQLPLLVEKREARHR is encoded by the coding sequence ATGACCGGGGACGCATTGAATCGGGATGAATTCACCAGGGACACCAGCCACGCACCCAACCGGCTGCGGCTGGCCGTGGTGGACATGGTGGGGACAACCATCACCGACGATGGCCGCACCGAGCGGGCCATGTCCCAGGCGCTGGTGGAACACGGCATCGAGCCGGGCAGCAGTAGGTTCGAGAGCATGCTCGGCTACGCCCGGGACACCATGGGCTTCTCGAAATTGACCGTCTTCCACCACCTCTTCGAGGAAGCCGTAGTTGCCGAAAGCGCCAACAAGGTTTTCGAGAAGGCATACGACCACATGATCGACGACGGCGGTGTCCGCGCCATTCCGGGCGCGGAGGACGCCATTTTGTGGATGCGTGAGTCCGGCATGCAGGTTTGCCTGGCAACAGGGTTCGGCCGCCACACCCAGAACATGGTCCTGGAATCCCTCGGGTGGATGGGCTTGGCGGACCTCAGCTTGTGTCCGGCGGATGCAGGGCGGGGGCGGCCTTACCCGGACATGATCCTGACTGCGGTACTCGCCCTGGACCTCGATGACGTCCGCGAGGTGGCCGTGGTGGGCGACACCAGCTCGGACATGCTTTCCGGCGTCCGTGCAGGTGCGTCGTTGGTGGCCGGAGTCCTCACTGGCTCGCACTCGGAGGCGACCTTACGCGCGGCCGGCGCCACCGTCGTCGTGGATTCCATCAAGCAGCTCCCGCTCTTGGTGGAGAAGCGGGAAGCCCGGCACCGCTAG
- a CDS encoding alpha/beta hydrolase, producing MKSAPRRSADAPSRDRSARRGAGRGFVATCVAVAAALVLSACTLPFMPTPTAKPSTSTVDPSIAASAPKGLEKFYSQPVEWSSCENGFQCGKVQVPKDYANPASGEITLAVIKLPSTGNKQGSILVNPGGPGGSGVDYIRDAGNTNFTEKVKSNFDLVGFDPRGVKRSAPVTCMSDAERDAAREKVFRKNTDEGLEAALAFNKSFAEQCSEQTGDVLGHIDTVSAAKDLDILRAVVNDAKLNYLGFSYGTFLGSTYAALFPDNVGHLVLDGAVDPSITNEELTAGQARAFERAIHTYVASCQGQNQCPLSGSVDNGVQEIRDLINAVDQNPQTAKDGRLVTSNDFVNGLILPLYNDQSWPALTQALESAFSGDVSQMMRLADLGADREPNGTYSSNSAFAFQAINCLDYPMVTDTAGMRAEEARLIQDSPTFGSFFAYGGVNCKDWPYKNTRTPAPVEYNGSAPIVVVGTTGDPATPLEWSQSLRKQLENASLVTWEGEGHTAYGRSNSCVSTAVDDYFVDGKLPQDGLKC from the coding sequence ATGAAGTCCGCACCCCGCCGGTCCGCCGATGCCCCATCAAGGGACCGGTCTGCCCGGCGTGGGGCCGGCCGCGGCTTCGTGGCGACGTGTGTTGCCGTTGCTGCCGCGCTGGTGTTGAGCGCCTGCACCCTGCCGTTCATGCCAACGCCCACGGCCAAGCCGTCCACCAGCACCGTGGATCCATCCATCGCAGCATCAGCGCCCAAGGGCTTGGAGAAGTTCTATTCACAGCCCGTGGAGTGGAGCTCCTGCGAGAACGGCTTCCAGTGCGGCAAAGTCCAGGTACCCAAGGATTACGCCAACCCGGCGTCCGGGGAAATCACACTCGCCGTCATCAAGTTGCCCAGCACCGGCAATAAACAGGGGTCGATCCTGGTCAACCCCGGCGGTCCCGGTGGCTCCGGGGTGGACTACATCAGGGACGCCGGCAACACCAATTTCACCGAGAAAGTGAAGTCCAACTTCGACCTCGTCGGCTTCGATCCCCGTGGTGTGAAACGCTCCGCCCCCGTCACCTGCATGAGCGATGCCGAACGTGACGCGGCCCGCGAAAAGGTGTTCCGGAAGAATACCGACGAGGGACTGGAGGCTGCACTGGCCTTCAATAAGTCCTTCGCTGAGCAGTGCTCAGAGCAGACGGGGGATGTCCTGGGGCACATTGATACCGTGAGCGCGGCCAAGGACCTGGATATCCTGCGCGCGGTGGTCAACGACGCCAAACTCAACTACCTTGGCTTCTCCTACGGCACCTTCCTTGGATCAACTTATGCTGCACTCTTCCCCGACAACGTTGGCCACCTCGTCCTGGATGGCGCCGTGGATCCGTCCATCACCAACGAGGAACTGACCGCGGGACAGGCCCGGGCGTTCGAAAGAGCCATCCACACCTATGTGGCCAGTTGCCAGGGACAGAACCAGTGCCCGCTGAGCGGCTCCGTGGACAACGGAGTCCAGGAAATCAGGGACCTCATCAACGCCGTGGACCAGAACCCCCAGACCGCCAAGGATGGCCGTTTGGTGACCAGCAACGACTTCGTCAACGGCCTCATCCTGCCCCTTTACAACGATCAAAGCTGGCCTGCCCTCACCCAGGCCCTGGAAAGCGCCTTTTCCGGTGATGTGTCCCAGATGATGCGGCTTGCCGATCTGGGCGCCGACCGCGAACCCAATGGCACGTACAGCTCAAACTCGGCTTTCGCGTTCCAGGCCATCAACTGCCTGGACTACCCCATGGTTACCGACACTGCCGGCATGCGGGCCGAGGAAGCACGCCTTATCCAGGACTCCCCCACGTTCGGCTCGTTCTTCGCTTACGGCGGGGTCAACTGCAAGGACTGGCCGTACAAGAACACCCGCACGCCCGCGCCGGTCGAATACAACGGCTCCGCTCCCATCGTGGTGGTTGGCACCACAGGGGACCCCGCCACTCCCCTGGAGTGGTCGCAGTCGCTGCGCAAGCAACTGGAGAACGCCTCACTTGTCACGTGGGAGGGTGAGGGGCACACAGCCTACGGCCGCTCGAACTCCTGCGTCAGCACCGCCGTCGACGATTACTTTGTTGACGGGAAGCTGCCGCAGGACGGCCTCAAATGCTAG
- a CDS encoding DNA polymerase III subunit delta', translated as MSVWDDLQGQAPVVAQLKQAAQGETGLTHAWLFTGPPGSGRSNAAKAFAAALNCEQDDVTLRGCGECAACHTILGETHSDVTFVRTEKVTITIDEARELVSKAGDRPATGRWRIIVVEDADRMAERTTNVLLKAIEEPTPRTIWMLCAPSPADVLVTIRSRCRPVSLRLPPASDVADLLVRRDGIDRQLADIAARAAQSHIGIARRLARDADARQRRLDTVRIPLGLRGVTAAVMMAEKLVRIATDEANSSNDERDAAEKIALLASLGAPESGTLPPSMRSQVKQLEDDQKRRAKRSITDSLDRTLTDLLSFYRDVLIIQLGNAVELVNVELKSDLEEYAGHSNPETTLARMDAINKARVRITTTNVAPLLAVESMATSLIQQ; from the coding sequence GTGAGCGTCTGGGACGACCTTCAGGGGCAGGCGCCCGTCGTTGCGCAACTGAAGCAGGCTGCGCAAGGCGAAACCGGCCTCACCCATGCGTGGCTGTTTACCGGACCTCCTGGATCCGGCCGTTCCAACGCGGCCAAGGCCTTCGCCGCTGCCTTGAACTGCGAGCAGGACGACGTCACCCTTAGAGGCTGTGGGGAGTGTGCCGCGTGCCACACTATCCTTGGCGAGACGCACTCCGATGTGACATTCGTGCGGACCGAGAAAGTCACCATCACCATTGACGAAGCCCGCGAACTGGTCTCCAAGGCTGGCGACCGGCCTGCCACTGGCCGGTGGCGGATCATTGTGGTGGAGGATGCGGACCGCATGGCCGAGCGCACCACCAACGTCCTGCTGAAGGCGATCGAGGAACCCACGCCCCGCACCATCTGGATGCTGTGTGCCCCCTCCCCCGCCGACGTCCTGGTCACCATACGCTCGCGATGCCGTCCGGTGAGCCTCCGGCTTCCGCCGGCGTCCGACGTCGCCGATCTCCTGGTCAGGCGCGACGGCATCGATCGCCAACTCGCGGACATAGCAGCCCGCGCCGCCCAAAGCCATATCGGCATCGCCAGGCGGCTGGCCCGCGACGCTGACGCGCGGCAACGCCGTTTGGATACGGTCCGCATTCCACTCGGCCTTCGTGGCGTCACCGCTGCGGTGATGATGGCCGAGAAGCTGGTCAGGATTGCCACCGACGAGGCCAACAGCTCCAATGACGAACGTGACGCCGCGGAGAAGATCGCGCTGCTGGCGAGCCTCGGTGCCCCCGAGTCCGGCACGCTGCCGCCCTCCATGCGCAGCCAGGTCAAGCAGCTCGAAGACGATCAGAAACGGCGGGCAAAACGCTCCATCACTGACTCGTTGGACCGCACCCTCACTGATCTGCTGTCCTTCTACAGGGACGTGCTGATCATCCAGCTGGGGAACGCCGTAGAGCTGGTCAACGTTGAGCTCAAGAGCGATCTTGAAGAATACGCGGGCCACTCAAACCCCGAAACCACGTTGGCCCGGATGGACGCCATCAACAAAGCCCGCGTCCGTATCACCACCACCAATGTGGCCCCGCTGTTGGCGGTCGAGTCCATGGCCACAAGTCTCATCCAGCAATAG
- the tmk gene encoding dTMP kinase, producing the protein MSIQSPGLFIAFEGGDGAGKSTQAARLSDALESRGFSVLRTREPGGTPIGEKLRSLVLDHGHGTIDARTEALMFAAARAAHASQVIRPALSEGTVVITDRYVDSSVAYQGAGRGLGADGVLTLNEWATEGLRPDLTVLLDVDPSDGRQRRTAGDATEDRLESEPDAFHSAIRHAFLDLAEASPSGYLVLPARADINTLAAQILDRVESLLADRVPGDRS; encoded by the coding sequence GTGAGTATTCAGAGCCCAGGTCTTTTCATCGCCTTCGAGGGCGGGGACGGAGCGGGCAAGTCCACCCAGGCCGCCCGGCTCTCTGACGCCCTTGAGTCGCGGGGATTTTCCGTGCTGCGCACCCGCGAGCCCGGCGGCACTCCCATTGGCGAGAAGTTGCGTTCCCTGGTTTTGGACCACGGCCACGGCACCATCGATGCCCGTACCGAAGCCCTCATGTTTGCCGCCGCCCGCGCCGCCCATGCCAGCCAGGTGATCCGTCCCGCCCTGTCTGAGGGGACGGTGGTCATCACTGATCGCTACGTGGACTCCTCAGTTGCCTATCAAGGTGCCGGCCGTGGCTTGGGCGCCGATGGCGTCTTGACCCTGAACGAGTGGGCCACGGAAGGTTTGCGTCCGGACCTGACAGTATTGCTCGACGTCGACCCTTCCGACGGCCGCCAGCGCCGGACCGCCGGGGACGCCACCGAAGACAGGCTCGAATCCGAGCCTGATGCTTTCCATTCGGCCATCCGCCACGCGTTCCTGGACCTCGCAGAGGCTTCGCCGTCGGGCTACCTTGTCCTGCCGGCACGCGCGGACATCAACACCCTCGCCGCGCAGATCCTGGATCGGGTGGAATCACTGCTGGCTGACCGAGTTCCCGGCGACCGTTCGTGA
- a CDS encoding PLP-dependent aspartate aminotransferase family protein gives MSLSDQHAADLSPETVVVAAGRPERAHDEPVNPPIVLSSTYFGTGALGEGDRGYGRYANPTWDPFEDALAKLEGATLPGLLYASGLAAVSSALSLVPAGGVVVMPSHSYAGSLVMATELAEKGFLELRTVDITDTDAVKSLISPESGKQADLLWLESPTNPMLGIADIRALTDAAHAVGAIVVTDNTFSTPLVQQPLSLGSDVVLHSVTKYLAGHSDVVLGALVTSNPELRATLLHHRIIHGGIAGPFEAWLALRGLRTLALRIERSQASAATLAERLSTHPRVETIRYPGLPTDPGHERAKVQMKGFGSILCIQITGDEHRSGADAADELVRALELWLPATSLGGVESLIERRRRHTAEPLSVPENLVRLSVGIENVEDLWSDLEQALKSLDG, from the coding sequence ATGAGCCTTTCCGATCAGCACGCCGCCGACTTGTCTCCGGAAACCGTCGTGGTTGCGGCTGGCCGCCCCGAGCGGGCCCACGATGAGCCGGTGAATCCGCCCATCGTCTTGTCCTCCACATACTTCGGAACCGGTGCGCTGGGTGAGGGAGACCGCGGCTACGGACGCTATGCAAACCCCACGTGGGATCCGTTCGAGGACGCGCTGGCCAAGCTGGAGGGCGCCACCCTCCCGGGGCTGCTCTACGCATCGGGTCTCGCGGCAGTCAGTTCGGCCCTCTCCCTGGTACCTGCCGGTGGCGTCGTCGTGATGCCGTCCCACAGCTATGCGGGTTCGCTTGTGATGGCAACGGAACTGGCAGAGAAGGGCTTCCTGGAACTGCGCACGGTGGACATCACGGACACCGATGCCGTGAAATCGCTCATCAGCCCTGAAAGCGGCAAGCAGGCGGACCTCCTCTGGCTGGAAAGCCCCACCAACCCAATGCTCGGTATCGCCGATATCCGCGCGCTCACCGATGCCGCCCACGCCGTGGGAGCCATCGTGGTCACGGACAACACGTTCTCCACGCCGTTGGTGCAGCAGCCGCTCAGCCTGGGATCCGACGTCGTGCTCCACTCGGTGACCAAATACCTGGCCGGACATTCGGACGTCGTTTTGGGCGCCCTCGTCACGTCCAACCCGGAGCTGCGCGCCACCCTTCTTCATCACCGGATCATCCACGGTGGAATCGCCGGCCCGTTCGAAGCCTGGCTGGCACTGCGTGGCCTCCGCACGCTGGCGCTTCGGATTGAACGTTCGCAGGCTTCGGCCGCGACGCTCGCAGAACGCCTCAGCACCCACCCGCGCGTCGAAACCATCCGCTACCCGGGCCTCCCCACAGATCCCGGGCACGAGCGCGCCAAGGTCCAGATGAAGGGCTTCGGCTCCATCCTCTGCATCCAGATCACAGGCGACGAGCACCGCAGTGGTGCCGACGCCGCCGACGAGCTGGTCCGTGCGCTGGAGCTGTGGCTTCCGGCCACGTCGCTTGGCGGGGTGGAGTCCCTGATTGAGCGCCGACGCCGGCACACTGCCGAGCCGCTCAGCGTTCCGGAGAACCTGGTCCGCTTGAGCGTCGGAATCGAGAACGTAGAAGACCTCTGGTCCGACCTTGAGCAAGCGCTGAAGTCGCTGGACGGCTAG
- a CDS encoding DUF2516 family protein yields the protein MDGKLLIAYVTNGVYFILGLVALALEVWAFADCLRHRPTLFVAASKRTKTFWTALTGVAFAIGALTVFTGGSGLGLFGIAAVTAACVYLADVRPALREAGSGGNRNVGPYGPW from the coding sequence GTGGACGGAAAACTCTTGATTGCCTACGTCACCAACGGGGTCTACTTCATCCTCGGCTTGGTGGCCCTCGCCCTGGAAGTGTGGGCCTTCGCGGACTGCCTGCGCCACCGGCCGACGCTCTTCGTGGCTGCCTCCAAGCGGACCAAGACGTTCTGGACCGCCCTCACCGGCGTCGCTTTTGCGATCGGCGCCCTGACGGTCTTCACCGGCGGAAGCGGCCTGGGCCTCTTCGGCATCGCCGCCGTCACTGCGGCGTGCGTGTACCTTGCCGATGTCCGTCCAGCCCTGCGTGAAGCAGGCAGCGGCGGCAACCGCAACGTCGGCCCGTACGGCCCCTGGTAA
- a CDS encoding class I SAM-dependent methyltransferase: MVQKAERVGSPRSRGGKPVGNITRGTTNPNRMRRLDRWLAGPQAWRLRAAVEPLVVDLGYGASPTTAVELFERLQAVRPDVRVCGIEIEPERVRTAKPLERPGLSFHVGGFEVPVPGKPVLVRAFNVLRQYEEADVAGIWSLVQSRLAPGGLFIDGTCDEIGRRVTWVALDSERPLSLSFSVRFGSFELPSDVAERLPKALIHRNVPGEAIHAFLQAMDKAWLEAAPLASFGNRQRWTGMCRSLRDAGWPLQDGPSRWRLGELTVAWDAVAPQQRPD, encoded by the coding sequence GTGGTGCAAAAAGCGGAACGGGTGGGCTCTCCCCGAAGTCGGGGCGGAAAGCCCGTTGGGAATATCACCCGCGGCACGACCAATCCCAACCGCATGCGCCGCCTGGACCGCTGGCTTGCCGGGCCGCAAGCCTGGCGGCTTCGCGCCGCCGTCGAGCCCCTGGTGGTGGACCTGGGCTATGGCGCTTCGCCGACTACCGCCGTCGAACTTTTTGAACGGCTGCAGGCCGTCAGACCGGATGTCCGGGTCTGCGGGATCGAGATTGAACCGGAGCGCGTCCGGACAGCGAAGCCCCTGGAGCGGCCAGGGCTGAGCTTCCATGTGGGCGGATTCGAAGTCCCGGTGCCCGGAAAGCCCGTTCTGGTCCGCGCCTTCAACGTACTGCGGCAATACGAGGAAGCTGACGTTGCCGGAATCTGGAGCCTGGTGCAGTCGCGGCTTGCTCCGGGCGGGCTGTTCATCGACGGCACGTGCGACGAGATTGGCCGCCGCGTCACGTGGGTGGCGCTGGATTCCGAGCGACCGTTGAGCCTGAGCTTTTCTGTCCGGTTTGGCAGTTTTGAGCTGCCGTCGGACGTTGCTGAGCGGTTGCCGAAAGCCCTGATCCACCGGAACGTGCCCGGTGAAGCCATCCACGCGTTCTTGCAGGCCATGGATAAGGCATGGCTGGAGGCGGCGCCGTTGGCGTCCTTCGGAAACCGGCAGCGATGGACCGGAATGTGCCGTTCATTGCGCGACGCCGGGTGGCCACTGCAGGATGGCCCCTCGCGGTGGCGCCTCGGTGAACTGACCGTGGCGTGGGACGCCGTGGCGCCTCAGCAGCGGCCGGATTGA
- a CDS encoding phosphoglyceromutase, translating to MTYKLILLRHGHSDWNAKNLFTGWVDVDLNDQGREEAVRGGELLVENNILPDVLYTSLLKRAINTANMALDKANRGWIPVKRDWRLNERHYGALQGKDKAQTLAEFGEEQFMEWRRSYDTPPPPLSDDSEFSQAHDVRYADLGDALPRTECLKDVLVRLLPYWESDIKEDLKAGKTVLVTAHGNSLRALVKHLDGISDDAIASLNIPTGIPLVYELDEDFQPINPGGTYLDPEAAAQAILAVANQGKK from the coding sequence ATGACTTACAAGCTGATTCTGCTGCGCCACGGCCACAGCGACTGGAACGCCAAGAACCTGTTCACCGGTTGGGTGGACGTTGACCTGAACGACCAAGGCCGCGAAGAAGCAGTGCGCGGTGGGGAACTCCTGGTTGAGAACAACATCCTCCCGGACGTCCTTTACACCTCGCTCCTGAAGCGTGCCATCAACACCGCCAACATGGCACTGGACAAGGCCAACCGCGGCTGGATCCCGGTCAAGCGCGACTGGCGCCTCAACGAGCGCCACTACGGCGCACTGCAGGGCAAGGACAAGGCCCAGACCCTCGCCGAGTTCGGTGAAGAGCAGTTCATGGAATGGCGCCGCAGCTACGACACCCCGCCGCCGCCCCTGTCCGACGACAGCGAATTTTCCCAGGCACACGATGTCCGCTACGCGGATCTCGGCGACGCCCTGCCGCGCACTGAATGCCTCAAGGACGTCCTGGTCCGTCTCCTTCCCTACTGGGAATCGGACATCAAGGAAGACCTGAAGGCCGGCAAGACCGTCTTGGTCACGGCACACGGCAACTCCCTGCGCGCGCTGGTCAAGCACCTTGATGGCATCAGCGACGACGCCATTGCTTCGCTGAACATCCCCACGGGTATCCCGCTGGTGTACGAGCTGGACGAGGACTTCCAGCCGATCAACCCGGGCGGTACGTACCTGGATCCCGAAGCAGCAGCCCAGGCCATCCTCGCGGTAGCCAACCAGGGCAAAAAATGA
- the phoU gene encoding phosphate signaling complex protein PhoU — protein MRKVFQEELTQVGDDLIEISKLVHEAITKATTSFEGADVDLAQDVIAADARIDFLQNSLDERAIDILALQGPVASDLRMIVGSLRMSASLERMGDLARHVAQLARLRYPATVIPASLTQTFKAMAQHDIEITAKVIELLETRDLEVARDILKINIAVDDLHLSVFKAIASPEWSESPSTTVDVALASRYFERFADHGVSVARKVTYLVTGEWQPEGF, from the coding sequence GTGCGCAAGGTTTTTCAGGAGGAGCTCACCCAGGTAGGTGACGACCTCATCGAGATCTCCAAGCTGGTTCACGAAGCGATCACGAAGGCTACTACTTCCTTCGAAGGCGCCGACGTGGATCTTGCCCAGGACGTCATCGCGGCAGATGCCCGCATCGACTTCCTGCAGAACAGCCTCGACGAGCGTGCCATCGACATCCTTGCTTTGCAGGGCCCTGTCGCTAGCGACCTCCGCATGATTGTGGGTTCGCTGCGCATGAGTGCATCGCTGGAACGCATGGGTGATCTCGCCCGCCACGTGGCCCAGCTGGCGCGCCTGCGCTACCCGGCCACCGTTATCCCCGCTTCGCTGACCCAGACCTTCAAGGCCATGGCCCAGCACGACATCGAAATCACGGCCAAGGTCATCGAGCTTCTCGAGACCCGCGACCTTGAGGTTGCCCGCGACATCCTGAAGATCAACATCGCCGTGGACGACCTCCACCTCAGCGTCTTCAAGGCGATCGCCTCCCCTGAGTGGAGCGAGAGCCCGTCCACCACCGTGGACGTGGCCCTGGCCAGCCGCTACTTCGAGCGCTTCGCCGACCACGGCGTCTCGGTTGCCCGAAAGGTCACCTACCTGGTGACGGGCGAATGGCAGCCCGAAGGCTTCTAG